From Mauremys mutica isolate MM-2020 ecotype Southern chromosome 17, ASM2049712v1, whole genome shotgun sequence, one genomic window encodes:
- the LOC123351510 gene encoding claw keratin-like, whose amino-acid sequence MSCSSLCNPECGVARPSPVSGSCNEPCVRQCPDSEVLIRPSPVVVTIPGPILSTFPQQSEVAAVGAPVVGSGYGGSFGYGGLNGYGGPYGGLYGYGGLGGYGGRYGYGGLCGYGGGYGRGYGYGGLCGYRGGYGGLCGYGGGYGYGGLSGYGGRYGGLCGYGVVMEEVTEDRVVTAEVTVMGEHAVLGYLAIGT is encoded by the coding sequence ATGTCTTGCTCCAGCCTGTGCAATCCAGAATGCGGGGTGGCCCGTCCCAGTCCAGTTTCTGGAAGCTGCAACGAGCCGTGCGTTAGGCAGTGCCCTGACTCTGAAGTGCTCATCAGACCATCACCGGTTGTCGTGACCATTCCAGGACCAATTCTCAGCACTTTCCCTCAGCAGAGTGAAGTGGCAGCCGTTGGAGCACCTGTGGTCGGATCTGGCTATGGGGGCTCATTCGGTTATGGGGGATTGAACGGCTATGGAGGCCCTTACGGAGGATTGTATGGTTACGGGGGATTAGGTGGTTATGGGGGCCGTTATGGTTATGGGGGATTGTGTGGTTACGGGGGAGGTTACGGGAGAGGTTACGGTTACGGGGGACTGTGCGGTTACCGGGGAGGTTATGGAGGATTGTGTGGTTACGGGGGAGGTTACGGTTATGGGGGATTGAGTGGTTATGGGGGCCGTTATGGTGGACTGTGTGGTTATGGAGTGGTTATGGAGGAGGTTACGGAGGATCGTGTGGTTACGGCGGAGGTTACGGTTATGGGGGAGCATGCGGTTCTGGGGTATCTTGCCATAGGTACCTGA
- the LOC123352152 gene encoding claw keratin-like — MSCSSLCYPECGVARPGPVSGSCNEPCVRQCPDSEVLIRPSPVVVTLPGPILSTFPQHSAVGAVGAPVVGPGYGGSFGSGGLYGYGGPYGGLYGYGGLGGYGGHYGYGGLGGYGGLCGYGGGYGGLCGYGGGYGGLCGYGGGYGYGGLGGYGGLCGYGGYGRRYRGGYCGPC, encoded by the coding sequence ATGTCTTGCTCCAGCCTGTGCTATCCAGAATGTGGGGTGGCCCGTCCCGGTCCAGTTTCTGGCAGCTGCAATGAGCCATGCGTTAGGCAGTGCCCTGACTCTGAAGTGCTGATCAGACCATCACCGGTTGTTGTGACCCTCCCAGGACCAATTCTCAGCACTTTCCCTCAGCACAGTGCAGTGGGAGCCGTTGGAGCACCTGTGGTCGGACCTGGCTATGGGGGCTCATTCGGTTCTGGGGGACTGTACGGCTATGGAGGCCCTTATGGAGGATTGTATGGTTACGGGGGATTAGGTGGTTATGGGGGCCATTATGGTTATGGTGGATTGGGTGGTTATGGTGGACTGTGTGGTTATGGGGGAGGTTATGGTGGACTGTGTGGTTATGGGGGAGGTTATGGGGGACTCTGTGGTTACGGGGGAGGTTACGGTTACGGGGGATTAGGtggttatgggggattatgtGGTTACGGGGGATATGGCCGTAGGTATCGCGGTGGATACTGTGGGCCATGTTAA
- the LOC123352033 gene encoding claw keratin-like: protein MSCSSLSYPECGVARPRPVSGSCNEPCVRQCPDSEVLIRPSPVVVTIPGPILSTFPQQSAVGSVGAPVVGPGYGGSFGSGGLYGYGGPYGGLYGYGGLGGYGGHYGYGGLGGYGGLCGYGGGYGGLCGYGGGYGYGGLCGYGGGYGGLCGYGGGYGGLCGYGGGYGYGGLGGYGGLCGYGGYRRRYYGGYCGPC from the exons ATGTCTTGCTCCAGCCTGTCCTATCCAGAATGCGGGGTAGCCCGTCCCCGTCCAGTTTCTGGCAGCTGCAATGAGCCGTGCGTTAGGCAGTGCCCTGACTCTGAAGTGCTGATCAGACCATCACCGGTTGTTGTGACCATCCCAGGACCAATTCTCAGCACTTTCCCTCAGCAGAGTGCAGTGGGATCCGTTGGAGCACCTGTGGTCGGACCCGGCTATGGGGGCTCATTCGGTTCTGGGGGACTGTATGGCTATGGAGGTCCTTATGGAGGATTGTATGGTTACGGGGGATTAGGTGGTTATGGGGGCCATTATGGTTATGGTGGATTGGGTGGTTATGGGGGACTGTGTGGTTATGGGGGAGGTTATGGGGGACTGTGTGGTTATGGGGGAGGTTACG GTTATGGGGGACTGTGTGGTTATGGGGGAGGTTATGGGGGACTGTGTGGTTATGGGGGAGGCTATGGAGGACTCTGTGGTTACGGGGGAGGTTACGGTTATGGAGGATTAGGtggttatgggggattatgtGGTTACGGGGGATATCGCCGTAGGTATTACGGTGGATACTGTGGGCCATGTTAA